The following nucleotide sequence is from Tardiphaga sp. 709.
GCGACTGGAAGCGCGATGCCGAACGACGTGATTTCACGATGAACGGTCTTTCCGCATCTATCGACGGCGTAGTGCACGATTATGTCGGCGGGCTCTCCGATCTCGATGCCCGGCGGGTGCGCTTCATCGGCGATCCCGATAGGCGCATCGCCGAAGACTATCTGCGCATTCTCAGGTTCTTCCGCATTCATGCCGCCTATGGCGCCGGGGCGCCGGATCGCGAGGGCTATCTCGCCAGCATTCGCGGCCGCGATGGACTGGCGGGAATATCGGCCGAACGTATCAGGATGGAGTTGCTGAAGCTGCTGGTGGCCGATGGCGCCTTCGCGGCGGTGGATGCGATGGTCGATGCCGGCCTGATGCTACGGATCGCGGGCGGCGTCACCTACAAGGGACCATTCGCGGCGATGATCGCCATCGAGCAGGTGCTTGGGCAAAAACCCGATGCGGTTCTGCGGCTTGGCGCGCTCGGCGTGGCCGTCACCGAGGATGCGCGGCGGCTTGCTCAAAAGCTGCGGCTGTCCAATGACGAAACCAAGGCACTGGATTCGATGGGCCATCGCTGGTGGCGGCTGAAGGGCATGGATGAATCCCACGCCCGGCGTCGACTCTATCGGCTCGGCGAAGCCCGTTATCGCAATCGCATGATGCTCGCCTGGGCGCGCGCCGGCCGCGAAGCCGACAGCGAGGCCTGGAAGGCGCTCGTAACTTTGCCGGAGCGGTGGACCCCGCCGGTATTTCCGCTCAGGGCCGCCGACTTCATGGCGCGCGGCATCGCCAAGGGCCCGGCGCTCGGCCATGTGCTGGCGCTGGCGGAAGATGCCTGGCTGGCGCTGGACTTTCCGATGGAGGTCGATGTGTTGACTGTTATCGCCGACCAGACGATTGCGCGATTCAAGCACGACCATCAGCTCTAAGTCTCGATGCTACCATGAAGCATGTCATTCGCCCCGGTTCTGCCGATGTCTGCGATGATGCGGATGTCGTCGTGCCGTGGTGGAGTTTCACCAAGACGCTGATTGCCGCCACGGCACTGACCATGGTGCGCGATCATCAATTGGCGCTGGATGAGAGCTTGCCAGGCCAGACCTTCACGCTGCGCCAGTTGCTGCAGCATCGCGCAGGTCTGGCGGATTACGGTTCACTTCCCGCCTACCACGCGGCTGTCGCTGCGGGTGAAGACGCGTGGCCGGTAGATCGGCTGCTGCACTCAGTTTCTGCTCTGCATGCCGGAATTGAGCCGGGCCATTTCGCCTATTCGAATGTTGGCTATCTGCTGGTCCGGCAGCATCTTGAACAAATGAGCGGGTTGACGCTTGACGTAGTGATGCGACGGCGATTGTTCGAACCGCTCGGCGTGGTTGGGCCGCGCATCGCCAGTCAACGCAGCGATCTCGCCGATGTCCGGATGGGAGATGTTCAGTCTTACGATCCGCGCTGGGTCTATCACGGGCTGGCGGTCGGGACATTGCGCGATGCCGCAATGCTGTTGCACCGATTAATGACGACGGACTTGCTGCCAGCGGCACTGCGCAATCAAATGTGTGACGGGCTTGCCGTAAGCGATCCTGGTACGGGGCGTCCATGGCGGCGCGCAGCCTACGGACTCGGCGTCATGACCGGAACGGCCGTCAACGGTCTGCGGGTGGTCGGTCACACCGGCGGAGGTCCGGGCAGCGGCATTGCCGTCTATCATTGTCCCGAACATGCGCAGGCAACCGTTGCGGTCTTCGCAACCGGCGGTGCTGCAGGCAATATCGAGGCGGACGCGTTCAAACTCGGTCTGCAGAGGTGAGCAAAAAGCTGCCGCCGGACATTTGCGCCCGGCGGCGGATGACCTGATCAGGCTACCTTGCTCTTGTGCTCTTCTTCGTCTTCGTCGTGTTCTTCGGTTTCGTCTTCTTCGCTCTCGTCTTCGTCGTCATGCGGGATGACGAGCGCGAGTTCGAGCACAGCACGCGGAAGGGTCTCGCGGAACAAATCGCCTTCTTCGCCCAGCCAGATGCATTCAATATCGTTGCCGTCAACGTCGGCCACGGTCAGAGGGCAACCGCCCGACTTCAGCATGACGACATCGCCTGATTTCAATTCCATGGTCGGCTCCCGAAATGTGTGTGACACGCGCTGAGTCTAGCTGCGCGTCATGACAGGCCGAACACGGGGATGTTTCTGTCAGCTATTTTTGTTGAAGCAGTTTTGCGAGTTCCGCGCCGAGGCCGACACTCTCCAGCGCAGGCGGTGGGCTGCTGTCGAGACCTTTCGCTGCTGCGGCGATCACGGCACGCGTCCCGGTCTCGACGGAACACAAGACGGGTACCGGCACGTCAGCTTGGATGCGAGACGCAAGGCCGGCGAGCGCAGCGCCGCCAAGGATCACGACCTCGGCCCCGTCGTCCGTGGCACAGGCGGTGCAGGCGCTGGCGAGTGCGGCCAGTGCTGCATCGGGATTTCTCGCGATATCGCCGCCGGTCGGGGCGATGGTGCGCACCTTGGCGAGCTTGTCGGCCAAGCCAATGCTTCCGACGAACTCCCGGAGCATCGGCCCCCAGAGCGCGCCGCCGGTGACGATGGCGAAACGCCCGCGTCTGGATGCTTCGATGCAGGACGCTTCGGCCATGCCGACCACGGGGACATCAGCGATCTCGCGCAAAGCCAGCAGGCCAGGGTCGCCGAAACAGGCGAGGTAGACTGCATCGCAGCCGGCGCCATGAGAAGCATAGGCGTCGAGCGCCGCATGT
It contains:
- a CDS encoding CCA tRNA nucleotidyltransferase produces the protein MSVRKLHDAPWLTSGPSGQVLALLNGNGEEARAVGGAVRNALMKLPVGEIDIATTAVPDEVIRRARAAHIKSVPTGIEHGTVTLVIDGAPFEVTTLREDVETFGRKAKVAFGRDWKRDAERRDFTMNGLSASIDGVVHDYVGGLSDLDARRVRFIGDPDRRIAEDYLRILRFFRIHAAYGAGAPDREGYLASIRGRDGLAGISAERIRMELLKLLVADGAFAAVDAMVDAGLMLRIAGGVTYKGPFAAMIAIEQVLGQKPDAVLRLGALGVAVTEDARRLAQKLRLSNDETKALDSMGHRWWRLKGMDESHARRRLYRLGEARYRNRMMLAWARAGREADSEAWKALVTLPERWTPPVFPLRAADFMARGIAKGPALGHVLALAEDAWLALDFPMEVDVLTVIADQTIARFKHDHQL
- a CDS encoding serine hydrolase domain-containing protein, which encodes MKHVIRPGSADVCDDADVVVPWWSFTKTLIAATALTMVRDHQLALDESLPGQTFTLRQLLQHRAGLADYGSLPAYHAAVAAGEDAWPVDRLLHSVSALHAGIEPGHFAYSNVGYLLVRQHLEQMSGLTLDVVMRRRLFEPLGVVGPRIASQRSDLADVRMGDVQSYDPRWVYHGLAVGTLRDAAMLLHRLMTTDLLPAALRNQMCDGLAVSDPGTGRPWRRAAYGLGVMTGTAVNGLRVVGHTGGGPGSGIAVYHCPEHAQATVAVFATGGAAGNIEADAFKLGLQR
- a CDS encoding YodC family protein, producing the protein MELKSGDVVMLKSGGCPLTVADVDGNDIECIWLGEEGDLFRETLPRAVLELALVIPHDDEDESEEDETEEHDEDEEEHKSKVA
- a CDS encoding aspartate/glutamate racemase family protein, with the protein product MRILLINPNTTESVTTLVKRHVEAIAGDAATFVPVTGRFGARYISTRASAAIAGHAALDAYASHGAGCDAVYLACFGDPGLLALREIADVPVVGMAEASCIEASRRGRFAIVTGGALWGPMLREFVGSIGLADKLAKVRTIAPTGGDIARNPDAALAALASACTACATDDGAEVVILGGAALAGLASRIQADVPVPVLCSVETGTRAVIAAAAKGLDSSPPPALESVGLGAELAKLLQQK